Sequence from the Paeniglutamicibacter cryotolerans genome:
TGCGCGCCTCGCTCGAGGCCCGTGCTGCGGCGGAGGGCATCGGCCCACTGCTCAACCGCCTGCGTGAGGTCGACCCGGCCTCGGCCGAGCGCAACCTCGATGATCGACGCGTGGTCAGGGCGCTGGAGGTGTACGAGATTAGCGGCAGGCCGTTCAGCGCCTACATGCCGCAGCGCGACTACGTGCAGCACACCGTGCAGCTGGGCTTGGACCTGGAGCGCAAGCAACTTCACGGACGGTTGGAGGCCAGGGTCCACGGGATGGTCGCCAAGGGGCTCGCCGATGAGGTGCGGGAACTGGCCGGGCGGGGCCTGCGAGAGGGGAAGACGGCCGGACGCGCAATCGGCTATTCCCAGTTCCTGGGTTTGATCGACGGAACTCTCGATGAAAAGACCGCCGTCGAGCAGACGGTCATCGCCACCCGCCAATTCGCCCGCCGGCAACTGACCTGGTTCCGTGCCGATCCGCGGGTGCACTGGCTGGATGCGGCAAGTGACGGCCTGGTTGCCCGGGCGCTGGCCGTGGTGCGCGAACAAGCATCGGCACGGGGCTGATGCAAATCGCCTGTGCCGCTGTGGCCGACCGTGCATCGTAGGCTTAATCCATGAACAAAGCAGTGCTGCGCGGCCAAGTGTCCACGATCGACCCAGTGGAGGTCCTCTCCGGGCTTTCCGGTTTGGCCTTTGCCAAGGCCCACGCCACCGGAAACGACTTCGTGCTCCTCGCTGATCCCCGGAACGACTTCGACCCGAGCCCCGAGCAGGTCGCGGCAATTTGCGACAGGCACCGGGGCGTCGGGGGAGACGGGCTGATCAGGGCGGTGCCCTCCTCGGCGATCGAGGAGGGACGCGACCTGCTGCTCGGTGATCCGAGCGCCTACTGGTTCATGGACTACCGCAATGCCGACGGGTCGTTGTCGGAAATGTGCGGCAACGGCGTTCGCGCTTTCGTGCATTTCCTGGTTACCGAGGGGTTCGTGGAGCTGCCCGCCGGCGCCAGCCTGAGTATCGCAACCCGTGCCGGGATCAAGACGGTCACCCGGTCCGTGAACGGATACGCGGTGGGCATGGGGCCGTGGGCCTTCGCATTCCCTGCCGAGGCACTGGCGAACGACCGGGACTCGGTGGTCGATGCCGAGGGGCTTAAGGCTCCGCTCCCGGGCCTCAGCATCGACATGGGCAACCCGCATACCGTCGTGACCGTGGCCACCGCCGGGCAGTTGGCCGGGCTCGGCCTGGTCCGTTCCCCCCGGGTGGATCCCCTGCCCGCGGCGGGAACCAATGTGGAGTTTGTGTTGCGGGCCGAGCCCCTGGTCCACGACGGCATCGGGGAGATCAGCATGCGCGTGCATGAGCGCGGCGTGGGCGAGACGCTGTCCTGCGGCACCGGCGCATGTGCCGCGGCATTGGCGACCCGGCACTGGGCCGGGGACGCGGGTATCGGCGAATGGAATGTTGCCGTGCCCGGCGGAGTGGTCAAGGTTCGCTTTACCGTGGACTCGGCGGGCGACGAGCAGGTCGAACTCAGCGGCCCCGCAGTGAT
This genomic interval carries:
- the miaA gene encoding tRNA (adenosine(37)-N6)-dimethylallyltransferase MiaA produces the protein METIPLIAVVGPTGTGKSDLSIALARELGGEIVNADALQFYRGMDIGTAKLPPAERGGIEHHLLDIMDVREEASVADFQLRARETFELIRAKGSVPILVGGSGLYVRAALDALHFPPTDPVVRASLEARAAAEGIGPLLNRLREVDPASAERNLDDRRVVRALEVYEISGRPFSAYMPQRDYVQHTVQLGLDLERKQLHGRLEARVHGMVAKGLADEVRELAGRGLREGKTAGRAIGYSQFLGLIDGTLDEKTAVEQTVIATRQFARRQLTWFRADPRVHWLDAASDGLVARALAVVREQASARG
- the dapF gene encoding diaminopimelate epimerase; this translates as MNKAVLRGQVSTIDPVEVLSGLSGLAFAKAHATGNDFVLLADPRNDFDPSPEQVAAICDRHRGVGGDGLIRAVPSSAIEEGRDLLLGDPSAYWFMDYRNADGSLSEMCGNGVRAFVHFLVTEGFVELPAGASLSIATRAGIKTVTRSVNGYAVGMGPWAFAFPAEALANDRDSVVDAEGLKAPLPGLSIDMGNPHTVVTVATAGQLAGLGLVRSPRVDPLPAAGTNVEFVLRAEPLVHDGIGEISMRVHERGVGETLSCGTGACAAALATRHWAGDAGIGEWNVAVPGGVVKVRFTVDSAGDEQVELSGPAVMTGRGVLA